GTTCATGTCCAAGAGCTCCAACAAGGGCATTGCGGTGGCCGAGCTGGCCGGACACCTCGGCATTCCCCGCGAAGCCTGCGTGGCCTTCGGCGATGGCAACAACGATGTGCCGATGCTCCAATGGGCAGGCCAATCCGTCGCCATGGCCCACGGCTGGGAAGACGCCAGGAAAGCCGCCCGCCTCGTAACCCCCGAAGGTGGCGACCCCAGCACCGCCTTCGCCCGCGCCGTGGATATGGTGCTGGGGGAGTAAGCATATGGATGACCTCGATAACGCCCACCGACGGTAAACGCCGAGGACTTATTCTTTAGGCTTCAACAGTTACTTCCCAAAGAACGCTGCCCACTGGTCTTCCTTGAAGCCGACGATGCCGCGGCCGTCGGCGGTGAGGAGGAAGGGGCGCTTGACGAGGTTGCCGTTCTGCTGCTGTACGGCGAAGGCTTCTTCGGGCGTCCAGGTGTCGAGGCGGTCCTTGAGGCCGGCCTCGCGGTAGTCGGCGCTGCTGGTATTGAAGAGGCGGCGGATGTCGCCCTGATAGACATCGAGCATCTTTTGCAGCTCTGCCGGGGTGGGGGGCGTCTCGCGGATCGGCCGCTCTTCGAAGGCGATGCCGTTTTCGCGCAGCCACTTGGTGGCATTGCGGCAGGTGGAGCACTTGGCGTAGGTGTAAACGACGACATCGGGCATGCGTCCTTTGTGGCGGCTGGGGCCGTTTCGGGCAAGGTCGAAGGCGTTCGGCGGCGCCAAACGGTGCCCGGGTGGATTCGGCAGCCAAATAAGGAACTTCCGGTGCGTAGTAAGTTCCTTTCAGGGTTGCACTTTAGGGCCGACGCGTTTTCCATGTGCGAGTCTTCAACGCGGGTGCCATTGAATGCGCTCACTCATCAGGATGTTTCGTCGAGCCCTCGGATTTTTCAGCAACGATATCGGCATCGACCTGGGTACCGCCAATACCCTCGTCTATGTGCGCGATAAAGGCATCGTTCTACGCGAACCCTCCGTCGTCGCCATCAACAGCGACAACCGCGAAGTGGTGGCGGTGGGGAATGAGGCGAAGAAGATGCTGGGACGCACGCCGATGAACATTACTGCCCTCCGGCCCATGAAAGACGGCGTGATCGCCGATTTCGAGGTGACGGAGGCGATGCTGCGCTACTTCATCAAGAAGGTCAGCAACCACGTGCACGTGGCCCAGCCCCGGGTGGTGGTCGCCGTGCCCAGCGGCATTACCGAAGTGGAGCGCCGCGCGGTGCGCGAGAGTGCGACCCACGCCGGAGCCCGCGACGTGAAGCTGCTGGTCGAGCCCGTGGCCGCCGCGATTGGCGTCGGGCTGCCGATCGAAGAGCCGACGGCCAACATGATCGTCGACATTGGCGGCGGCACGACGGAAGTGGCGATCATCTCCCTCGCCGGCGTCGTCTTCACCCGCTCGATCCGGGTAGGGGGTGACGAGCTGGACCTGGCGATCGTCAACTACATGAAGCGCGCCTACAACCTCATGATCGGCGAGCGCACGGCGGAAGAGATCAAGATCAAGATCGGCTCCGCCGCGCCGCTGGACGAAGAGCTGACCTTGGAAGTGAAGGGGCGCGACTCCGTGGCCGGCCTGCCGAAGACGCTGCATATTTCCTCGCAAGAGATCCGCGAAGCGCTGGAAGACACCATCGCCTCCATCGTGGAACTGGTCCGCAACGCCCTTGAGCGCTGCCCGCCGGAACTTTCCGCCGACCTGGTGGACCGCGGCTTTGTGCTCGCCGGGGGCGGCGCCATGATCCGCAACCTCGACCGCCTGCTCAGCGACGCGACGGGCCTCCCGGTGATCGTGGCGGAAGACTCGCTCAGCGCGGTGGCCAAGGGCACGGGCGTGGTGCTCGAAAACCTGCCCTGGCTGCAGAAAATGAAGATTTAGCGTGCACCGTTGCGCTCCGTTGAGCTAGTACCGCACCGTGGCGCCTGAACGTAGCACCTTCGTCCCCCTGCAAGCCCTGGTATTGGTCGGGGGGCTTGTGGCCGTCTGGTGGCTCCTGCCGCTCGGCATCAAGGCCTTTCTCCGCGTTACCTTCTGGGAATTCCAGGCCCCCAGCTATTACGCCACCTCCCAACTGCACGACTTGCAGGACTACTGGGCGGCGCGCGTGAAGAGCAAGAACGACCTCATCGAGGCCAATATCGACCTCGCGCGCCTCAACGCCGCCTACTCGCTGCGTAACCAGGCCGCCGAAGCGACCGCCGAAGAGCTGCGACGCATCGAAGAGCTGCTCGACCTGCCGCCGCTACCCCGCCACCGCTACGAAGTCGCCCGCGTCGTGCGGCGCGACATGAACGCCTGGTGGCAACGCATCATCATCCGCAAAGGCTCGATGCACGGGCTCGAAGTGGGGCAGGCCGTCGTCTTCCGCGGCGGCGTTGTGGGCCGGGTGAGCGAAGTCTACACCTACACCGCAGCGGTTGAGCTGGTCACGAGCCGGGAATTCCGTGTGGCCGCGCACTTCGAGGGCGACCCGCGTCCGGTGCAGTTCCAGGGCGGGCTCAACGCCACCTTTCACGCGCCCACCGGGGAGGTCAGCACGGTGCCGCCCGATAAAGGCGTTTCGCTGGGGCAACCGCTGACGCTGGTCAGCTCGCGGCTCGGCGGCGTCTTCCCCGACGGCCTCAAGATCGGAGACGTCTACCAGCTCGATCCCGGGGCCGACGGGCTCTTCCAGAGCGGCCTCGTGCGCCTGCCCGATGAGTTGCAGAGCCTCGAAGAGGTGGCCGTGCTCATCCCCCTGCAGCCCAGCGAAGAAGCCGACATCCCGACTTTGCCCACCCGATGAGCGGACGCTTCCAGCTCCTCGTGCTGCTGCTCTGGAACTGGCTGGGCCTGCAGATCGTGACGGAGGTCAACCACTACCTGAGCGCCTTCGGCATCGCCTTGCACCTCGATCTGCTCTGGCTGCTCTTCGTCGCCCTCAACCTTGGGCGCAAGGTGGGCCTGCTCTATACCGTGCTCTTCGGCCTGCTGGCGGAGGCGCATCTAGGCGGGCCCGATGGCATCTGGATCAGCCTCTACCTCGTCTTCTGGGCGCTGCTGGTCACGCTGCGCCGCCACATCCAGCGCGATTCGGCGCTGCAGATGCAGTTCCTCTCCGTCTTTCTCCAAGGGCTGTTGTTTACCCTGCTCTCGGTCTTTCTCGCGGGCGGGCAAGCCGACACCTTTGCCTACTGGCAGCGCATCCTGATCGAAGGTGCGCTCTCGCTCGTCGCTATCTGGCTGCTCTGCGTGCCCTGGGCCGCCCTCCAGTACCGCCTCCTGCAGTCCCTTGGCTGCGACATCTTTGCCGACGTGCGGACGGATTGAGCAGTGGGCATCCAGCTTCTGTAATCTTGATCTGTGGTGCATTCTCCTTTGCTTCAGCAGATTCAGAATCTTTAATGGTGCGTGAACGCCGGAGCCTCTTCACGGTCTAAGGCGGAGAAGGTCCATGACGGTCAATCAGAATGAAGACACCGGTTCGGGTAGGCGCCTGTATCTCCTCTACGGGATCATCGCGCTCTGCATGATCATTCTCGTCTCCGGCCTGGCGCAGAAGCAACTGTTCCAGAAAGAGGATTACGTGGAGCACATGGAGCGGCAAAATTACCGCCGCATCATCCTCCCCGGCCCCCGTGGCAATATTTACGACCGCGACGGTCGCCTGCTGGTCGGCAACCGCCCGCTGTTCTCCGCCGTCGTCTATCTCAACGACTTGCGTCGCGAGTTCCGCGAGGAATACATCCGCATCGTGCGAGACGCGCGCGAGCGCCACCTGACGCTCGACCGCATGGAGACCAACCTCACCGCCCGCCGCAACGTCGTCCAGCGCTACCTCGACGACATCAATGCCGTGCTGGGTTCGACCGATCAGGTGGATTCGCGCGAGATCGAGCGCCACTTCCGCCAAAGCCTGCTGCTGCCCTTTCAACTCAAGAGCGACCTCTCGGGCGAGGAATACGCGCGCCTGATCGAGCAGGTGCCGATCGACTCGCCCGTCCAGATCCTGATCAGCAGCACCCGTTACTATCCCTTCGAGGCGGCGGCGTTTCACACTCTCGGTTACGTCTCGTCCAGCGAGGAGTTCGAGATCGGCGACTTGCCGGGCGACGACCTTTTGACCTTCCGCGCTCCGGCCTGGATCGGCCGTACGGGGCTCGAAAAGGAATTTAACGACCAGCTGCAGGGAGAGACGGGCACCGAGATCTGGACCGTCGACCCCGGCGGCTTCCAGTACGACCGCGTGGAATATGTCCAGCCCCGCAAA
This genomic stretch from Verrucomicrobiota bacterium JB022 harbors:
- a CDS encoding arsenate reductase family protein, whose amino-acid sequence is MPDVVVYTYAKCSTCRNATKWLRENGIAFEERPIRETPPTPAELQKMLDVYQGDIRRLFNTSSADYREAGLKDRLDTWTPEEAFAVQQQNGNLVKRPFLLTADGRGIVGFKEDQWAAFFGK
- a CDS encoding rod shape-determining protein, with the translated sequence MFRRALGFFSNDIGIDLGTANTLVYVRDKGIVLREPSVVAINSDNREVVAVGNEAKKMLGRTPMNITALRPMKDGVIADFEVTEAMLRYFIKKVSNHVHVAQPRVVVAVPSGITEVERRAVRESATHAGARDVKLLVEPVAAAIGVGLPIEEPTANMIVDIGGGTTEVAIISLAGVVFTRSIRVGGDELDLAIVNYMKRAYNLMIGERTAEEIKIKIGSAAPLDEELTLEVKGRDSVAGLPKTLHISSQEIREALEDTIASIVELVRNALERCPPELSADLVDRGFVLAGGGAMIRNLDRLLSDATGLPVIVAEDSLSAVAKGTGVVLENLPWLQKMKI
- the mreC gene encoding rod shape-determining protein MreC, producing MAPERSTFVPLQALVLVGGLVAVWWLLPLGIKAFLRVTFWEFQAPSYYATSQLHDLQDYWAARVKSKNDLIEANIDLARLNAAYSLRNQAAEATAEELRRIEELLDLPPLPRHRYEVARVVRRDMNAWWQRIIIRKGSMHGLEVGQAVVFRGGVVGRVSEVYTYTAAVELVTSREFRVAAHFEGDPRPVQFQGGLNATFHAPTGEVSTVPPDKGVSLGQPLTLVSSRLGGVFPDGLKIGDVYQLDPGADGLFQSGLVRLPDELQSLEEVAVLIPLQPSEEADIPTLPTR